Proteins co-encoded in one Malus domestica chromosome 09, GDT2T_hap1 genomic window:
- the LOC103443207 gene encoding uncharacterized protein — MDKEENATSDGDHEEASQYELAVCSEEDMEEDVEDDEEDDEDEEVEEDNGDEEENVLSFIDGINPLDLVEDDGGDQLYQRLLGADYEALAERKRKALVDSRPEGSVKKARREDLTGASMEEIMEAMNYGMQRRSRKSKKRGRRKGSMKKLTPEINRMLGEANLHYAFGRFEEAIPILTEVVKKAPDLPDSYHTLGIIHDNLGNELDALNCYRIAAFLAPRDPALWELLFDRFNKRGNSHDAIYCLSRAISADPKNVSLKFDRASLYVKLGDYQKAAASYEQIVQACPDNVEALKTGAMMYERCGQQEHSIQILEDYLRNHPTEADLSVIDLMASILMENNSHKEALQHIEHAQLVFCSEKEMPLAMTTKAGICHAYLGNMEKAESIFSALDEKSADNADMIAKVAESYMSLGHHSSALKYYLMLKGNVEFNNGFIIMKIAQCHLSLNDRVQAILCFYEALKTFEDDIEARLTLASILVEEAREDEAILLLSPPKILHRMDPQTDKSEPWWCNGKVKLKLCDIYRAKGMTKEFVDTIYHLVHASLSIESLQQKVKVKRRLTKTVLLERVKVLEDHQKENLLCRSRPVAPASDLLKAARAKKLLQKKAKVKEDKRAEAMASGVDWQSDDSDDDPPEEIHKEPPLPDLLKDKEHNDLIIDLCKSLASLQRYCEALEIINLFLKATRNMSSVAEELRSLGAQIAYNTPDPEHGVNCVKYIADQHPYSNAAWNCYYKVITRLDDWYARHYKFLRNKRDKLKDCAPPSLISGHHFTKKSRHQDAVREYLEAYKLLPENPLINLCVGTALVNLALGHRLQNRHQCVAQGLAFLHNNLQLCEFSQEAFYNIARAYHQVGLVTLAAWHYDKVLAMQVKDYPMPKLPHEKSESAENKKLGYCDLRREAAFNLHLIYKKSGAVDLARTILRDHCTF, encoded by the coding sequence ATGGATAAGGAGGAGAATGCTACTAGTGATGGTGATCATGAGGAGGCTTCTCAGTATGAACTAGCTGTGTGTTCGGAAGAAGACATGGAAGAAGATGTCGAGGATGACGAAGAGGATGACGAAGatgaggaggtggaggaggacAATGGGGATGAGGAAGAGAATGTCTTGAGTTTTATAGATGGGATTAATCCTTTGGATCTTGTGGAAGATGATGGTGGTGACCAACTTTATCAGCGACTTCTGGGGGCGGATTATGAGGCTTTAgctgagagaaagagaaaagcaCTTGTGGACAGCCGGCCCGAAGGTTCGGTTAAGAAGGCCAGGCGGGAGGATCTTACTGGAGCAAGCATGGAGGAAATAATGGAGGCCATGAATTATGGTATGCAAAGGAGATCAAGGAAGTCTAAGAAAAGGGGTAGGCGAAAAGGATCAATGAAGAAGCTAACCCCCGAGATTAATAGAATGCTTGGTGAAGCTAATCTTCACTATGCATTTGGCCGTTTTGAAGAGGCCATACCAATCTTGACAGAAGTTGTAAAGAAAGCACCAGATTTGCCTGACTCGTATCATACACTTGGAATTATCCATGACAATCTTGGTAATGAGTTGGATGCCTTGAATTGCTACAGAATTGCTGCATTTTTAGCACCAAGAGATCCAGCTCTTTGGGAACTGCTTTTTGACCGGTTCAATAAACGAGGCAACAGTCATGATGCGATTTATTGCCTTTCAAGAGCAATATCAGCAGATCCTAAAAATGTTAGTCTGAAATTTGATCGTGCTTCACTTTATGTTAAGCTTGGAGATTATCAGAAAGCAGCAGCATCTTATGAACAGATAGTACAAGCCTGTCCTGATAATGTTGAAGCACTCAAGACGGGAGCAATGATGTATGAAAGATGTGGTCAGCAAGAGCATTCTATACAGATTCTAGAGGACTATCTCAGAAATCATCCAACTGAAGCTGATCTTAGTGTCATTGATCTGATGGCTTCCATACTTATGGAAAATAACTCACATAAGGAAGCCCTTCAGCATATTGAGCATGCACAACTGGTATTCTGTTCAGAAAAAGAGATGCCTCTGGCAATGACAACTAAAGCAGGAATATGCCATGCTTACCTCGGAAATATGGAGAAGGCAGAAAGTATTTTTAGTGCTCTTGATGAGAAGAGTGCAGATAATGCTGACATGATTGCTAAAGTTGCAGAGTCATATATGAGTCTTGGGCATCATAGTTCTGCGTTGAAGTATTATTTGATGTTGAAAGGAAATGTCGAATTTAATAATGGCTTTATAATTATGAAAATCGCTCAATGTCATTTGTCCTTGAATGACAGAGTACAGGCAATTTTGTGCTTCTACGAAGCTTTAAAGACATTTGAAGATGATATTGAGGCCCGATTAACACTGGCTTCTATTCTTGTTGAAGAAGCCAGAGAAGATGAAGCCATTTTGTTGCTATCTCCTCCGAAAATTCTACATCGTATGGACCCCCAAACGGATAAATCAGAACCATGGTGGTGCAATGGAAAGGTGAAACTGAAGCTTTGCGACATTTACCGAGCTAAGGGGATGACCAAGGAATTTGTAGATACAATCTATCATCTGGTACATGCGTCACTGAGCATCGAATCACTTCAGCaaaaggtgaaagtgaaaagGAGGCTCACAAAAACTGTCCTGTTAGAAAGAGTCAAAGTCCTGGAGGATCACCAAAAAGAGAACCTATTGTGTAGATCTAGACCAGTAGCTCCTGCTTCAGATCTGCTTAAAGCTGCAAGAGCGAAGAAGTTGCTTCAGAAGAAGGCAAAAGTAAAGGAAGATAAAAGAGCTGAGGCCATGGCTTCTGGAGTTGACTGGCAGAGTGATGATTCAGATGATGATCCTCCAGAAGAAATACATAAAGAACCTCCCCTGCCAGATCTTCTCAAGGATAAAGAGCATAACGACCTCATAATAGATTTGTGTAAGTCACTGGCCTCCTTGCAAAGATATTGCGAAGCATTGGAGATAATAAATCTTTTCTTGAAGGCGACTCGCAACATGTCTTCTGTTGCGGAAGAACTCAGGTCTCTTGGAGCTCAAATTGCATACAACACACCTGATCCTGAGCATGGGGTTAACTGTGTAAAATACATTGCAGACCAGCATCCATACAGCAATGCTGCCTGGAATTGCTATTACAAAGTAATTACCAGATTAGATGACTGGTATGCGAGGCATTACAAGTTTCTACGCAATAAGAGAGACAAACTCAAAGACTGTGCACCTCCCAGTCTCATTTCTGGGCATCATTTTACTAAAAAAAGCCGTCATCAAGATGCTGTGAGAGAATACCTTGAAGCTTATAAATTATTGCCAGAGAATCCCCTTATTAATCTCTGTGTTGGTACTGCCTTAGTCAACTTAGCCCTTGGACATAGACTTCAGAATAGGCACCAGTGTGTTGCACAAGGCTTAGCATTCCTCCACAACAACTTGCAGCTTTGTGAATTCAGCCAGGAGGCTTTTTACAACATAGCCAGGGCGTACCATCAAGTCGGCCTTGTGACTCTGGCAGCTTGGCATTATGACAAAGTTCTTGCAATGCAAGTGAAGGATTACCCCATGCCAAAGCTTCCCCATGAAAAGTCAGAGTCtgctgaaaataaaaaattgggttACTGTGACCTTCGCAGAGAAGCAGCTTTTAATTTGCATCTCATCTACAAAAAGAGTGGAGCGGTTGATCTTGCTCGAACCATCTTAAGAGATCACTGCACTTTCTGA
- the LOC108174047 gene encoding uncharacterized mitochondrial protein AtMg00810-like, producing MSHLEKHTSIAASSEGSNASAPSIFSTAEKNTISSFIQESIHTPPESSSPEESLIHLPQSSPLQPPVPVNTHSMITRAKTVTYDWFVHQLDVSNAFLHGHLKEDVYMLQLPGFVDPSKPHHVCKLRKSLYGLKQAPRAWYEAFYNAILSLGFSSSYSDTSLFIKRDTSITFILVYVDDIIITGSSIIECKSIISQLQTMFPVKDLGDIHYFLGIEVHKSDKGLLLHHTKYALNLLKKTDMLGAKPCATPVSTSKLDHFGTLLSDPTSYRSTVGALQYLTWTRPDLAFAVNQVCQYMHSPRTIHLQAVKRILRYLKGTVDSRLWFTKGPQCLTAWSDADWAGCPVDRRSTSGYCVFLGSNLISWSAKKQAMVAR from the exons ATGTCCCATCTTGAGAAACATACTTCAATTGCAGCTTCTTCAGAAGGCAGCAATGCATCTGCTCCATCCATATTTTCGACTGCTGAGAAGAACACTATATCTTCTTTTATTCAAGAGTCAATACATACTCCTCCAGAATCTTCCAGCCCTGAAGAGTCTCTTATTCATCTACCTCAGTCATCACCCTTACAACCTCCAGTTCCTGTAAACACTCATTCTATGATTACAAGAGCAAAGACAG TTACCTATGATTGGTTTGTCCATCAATTGGATGTCAGtaatgctttccttcatggtCACTTAAAGGAAGATGTTTATATGCTCCAGCTTCCAGGGTTTGTGGATCCTTCCAAACCTCATCATGTGTGCAAACTTCGGAAATCACTATATGGTCTTAAACAGGCCCCTAGAGCTTGGTATGAGGCTTTTTACAATGCTATTCTCTCTCTGGGATTTAGTTCATCATACTCTGATACCAGTCTCTTTATTAAACGAGACACTTCCATTACCTTTATAttggtttatgttgatgatataatcaTCACTGGAAGTTCAATCATTGAGTGTAAATCAATCATATCCCAACTTCAAACCATGTTCCCTGTCAAGGATCTGGGAGatattcattattttttaggaaTTGAAGTACACAAATCTGACAAGGGCTTGTTATTGCATCACACTAAGTATGCTTTAAACTTACTTAAAAAGACAGATATGCTTGGAGCTAAACCTTGTGCAACACCTGTGTCTACTTCCAAACTAGACCATTTCGGCACTCTTTTATCTGATCCCACTTCTTATAGGTCCACAGTTGGTGCCTTACAATATCTTACTTGGACAAGGCCTGATTTAGCTTTTGCTGTTAATCAGGTTTGCCAGTATATGCACTCTCCAAGAACAATACACTTGCAGGCAGTCAAACGCATCCTGAGATACCTTAAGGGCACTGTGGATTCCAGACTTTGGTTTACTAAAGGTCCTCAATGTCTCACTGCTTGgtctgatgcagattgggcaggttgcCCTGTGGATAGAAGGTCCACTAGTGGGTATTGTGTGTTCCTAGGCTCTAATCTAATCTCTTGGAGTGCTAAGAAACAAGCCATGGTGGCTAGGTGA